In a genomic window of Dyadobacter fermentans DSM 18053:
- the recN gene encoding DNA repair protein RecN, giving the protein MLSNLLIKNYALIKHLEMSPDPGLNIITGETGAGKSIMLGAIGLLLGNRADAKSLYDSSEKCVIEGTFNLAGYDLAPNFEDENLDFSDECIVRREISAAGKSRAFINDTPVNLEILRKIGMQLLDIHSQHDSILLGNNEFQLRVVDAYAENGDLLKAFQANFNAYREALKASDELKKQAHQLRKEFDYDQFLFQELNNAGLKAGEQEKLEQELTILENAVEIKERLQLAHEYLDNPENSALDLLKNAVSSLTQASRLVSEYDVLRQRAQSALIELRDLADEIDQVNGNVELDSARTEVVQERLDLIYSLLKKHQVSGVEQLLELEAELQEKLSIVLNLDDALAAAEKKALQAHDQMLAGAKVLSERRRNVTKAIEKLILDRLIELGIPNASLSIQINETAPSTTGIDSVTFLFSGNKGIVPQELKLVASGGEFSRLMMVIKYILADKRKLPTIIFDEIDTGVSGEIAKKMGKMMHNMAINHQIIAITHLHQIASSGDAHYFVYKDHSSDRTVSRIKKLTIDERVQEIAQMIGGNNPSEAVLHNAREMILKG; this is encoded by the coding sequence ATGCTATCTAATTTATTGATCAAAAATTATGCGCTGATAAAGCACCTCGAAATGTCCCCTGATCCCGGCCTGAACATCATCACGGGCGAAACGGGTGCCGGTAAATCCATTATGCTTGGGGCGATCGGCTTGCTATTGGGCAATAGGGCGGACGCTAAGTCCTTGTACGACAGCAGCGAGAAATGCGTTATCGAAGGCACATTCAACCTGGCAGGTTACGACCTCGCCCCCAATTTCGAGGATGAAAATCTCGACTTTTCAGACGAATGCATTGTGCGGCGTGAAATTTCCGCTGCCGGCAAATCCAGGGCATTTATCAACGATACGCCGGTTAACCTCGAAATTCTCCGGAAAATCGGCATGCAACTGCTCGATATCCATTCCCAGCACGATTCGATATTGCTCGGCAACAACGAATTTCAGTTGCGCGTGGTGGACGCCTATGCCGAAAACGGCGACCTGCTGAAAGCATTCCAGGCAAATTTCAATGCATACCGCGAAGCGCTGAAAGCTTCCGACGAGCTGAAAAAGCAGGCGCACCAGCTCCGCAAAGAATTCGATTATGACCAATTCCTCTTCCAGGAGTTGAATAATGCGGGTTTAAAGGCCGGAGAGCAGGAAAAGCTGGAACAGGAGCTCACGATCCTTGAAAACGCCGTGGAGATTAAGGAGCGGCTTCAACTGGCGCATGAATACCTGGACAATCCCGAAAATTCTGCACTCGATTTGTTGAAAAACGCCGTCAGCTCGCTTACGCAGGCATCGCGCCTCGTGTCGGAATATGACGTGTTGCGCCAGCGCGCGCAAAGTGCGCTTATCGAGCTGCGCGATCTTGCCGATGAGATCGACCAGGTAAACGGCAATGTCGAACTCGACTCGGCGCGCACGGAGGTCGTGCAGGAGCGCCTCGACCTGATTTATTCATTATTGAAAAAACACCAGGTGTCGGGCGTCGAGCAGCTGTTGGAGCTCGAAGCGGAGTTGCAGGAGAAACTGAGCATTGTACTCAACCTGGACGATGCCCTCGCGGCTGCTGAAAAAAAAGCGCTACAAGCCCACGACCAAATGCTCGCCGGCGCGAAAGTGCTTTCCGAGCGGCGAAGGAACGTGACGAAGGCCATTGAAAAACTCATTCTGGACCGTTTGATCGAGCTGGGGATTCCTAACGCGTCGCTGAGCATCCAGATCAACGAAACAGCGCCTTCCACGACCGGAATCGATTCGGTAACGTTTCTTTTCAGCGGGAATAAGGGCATTGTGCCGCAGGAATTGAAATTAGTCGCCTCCGGCGGGGAATTTTCCCGGCTGATGATGGTTATTAAATATATACTCGCCGACAAGCGAAAGCTGCCGACCATTATATTCGACGAGATCGATACGGGTGTTTCGGGCGAGATCGCCAAGAAAATGGGTAAAATGATGCATAATATGGCTATTAACCACCAGATTATTGCCATCACACACCTCCATCAGATCGCCAGCAGCGGCGACGCGCACTATTTCGTTTATAAGGACCATTCCTCCGACAGGACTGTCAGCAGGATTAAAAAACTCACCATCGATGAACGTGTACAGGAGATCGCCCAGATGATCGGCGGAAATAACCCGTCGGAAGCCGTGCTGCACAATGCGCGCGAAATGATTCTGAAAGGCTGA